ATGATCGAGGAGCTCTGCCGGTCGGTGACCGGGATCTTCCCGCAGGGCAGGAGGGGAACCCCGCGCCAGGCCGGCAGGTCACGTCCCTCGACGTCGACGGTGCCGAGCGTGAGGCCCCGCTTGTTGCACTCCTTGCCGAAGGCGGCGATGGCCCGGGGGTGGGCGAAGAAGTAGTCGGTGTCGCGGCGCATGCTGAGCAGGTCGTCGAGGTCGTCCGGGGTCGGCGGGCCCGAGTGGGTCTGGATGCGCTGGTCGAAGTCGGTGTTGTGCAGCAGCCCGAACTCGGGGTTGTTGACGAGCTCGTGCTCCTGGCGCTCACGGAGCTCCTGGATCGTCAGACGCAACTGCTGCTCGGTCTGGTTCATCGGCTGGTTGTAGAGGTCCGCGACGCGGGTGTGCACCTTCAAGACGGTCTGGGCGACGCTGAGTTCGTACTCGCGCGGCTTGAGCTCGTAGTCCGCGTACGCGCCGGGCAGGGCGGCCTCGCCGACGTGGCCGGCACTGAGCTCGATGGCGGCCTCGCCGGCCCGGTTGACGGGGCGGGGGTGGCCGTTCGAGCCGGCGTTCAGCACATGGTCGCGGAGGTTCCCGTGCTGCTCGGCGACGGCCAGGTAGGCGGTGCGGGGCAGTGCGAGGAGGGTGACGGCGGTGACGGCCTTGGCGGTGAAGTCCCAGGCCCCGTCCCCGGCGAGCACCTGTCCGCCGAAGGTGTCGCCGTCGCCGAGCCGCCCGAGGACGGTCTCGTCGCCGTACTGCCCGGTGCCGAGCTTCTCGATCTTGCCGTGGGCGATGAGGTAGACCTGGTCGGCCGGCCGGCCGGCGTGCACGACGACCTGGCCGGGCTCGAACTCCTGCTGGACGAAGCGGTCGGCGAGGGCGCCGAGCGCGGTCGGATCGTCGAAGCCGCGGAGCAGCGGGAGTTCGGCCAGCTCGGCGGGGATGACCTCGACCCGGGAGCCGCTCTTGACGAAGGTGACGCGGCCGTCGCCGACCACGTACGAGAGGCGTCGGTTGACCCGGTAGACACCGCCGGGGGTGTGGACCCAGGGGAGCTTGCGGAGCAGCCAGCGGGAGCTGATGCCCTGCATCTGGGGTTCGGACTTGGTGGTGGTGGCGAGGTTGCGGGCGGCCTTGGTGCTGAGGCTGAGCTGGACCTGGCGGATCTCGACGGCGGGCGGGGTGGCCGCGGGCTCGGTGTCGACCGACATGGGGGACTCGCTTTCCGGGGGGCTTGCGGACTCGCGTACGTGACTCTCCGCGTCCAGATGTAACGCACAGTGGTGTACGTCATCCGGGTGCGGCGCGGGCGGGCGGGAGCGCCGGACGGCGATGGCCGCCCCGCGAGCGCCCCGCGCGCTCCGCCGTCCGGGCGGCCGCACGGACGGGAAAAGTTCGCCCGCCCCCTTGCCAAGCCCCGGGTACCTCCGGTTTTACTGACCCGGAACGGATCAACCGAATGATCGGTAGTCCGTTTTACGACGGCATTGACGACGGCGGAGGTGCGGCGCGCATGACGGAACTGCTGGACAGCGGCGAACGGCTCGGACGCGAGGAGCTGGCGGCCCTCCAGCTGGAGCGGCTGCGCGCCACCCTGCGTCACGCGTACGAGAACGTGGACTTCTACCGGCGTTCCTTCGACGCGGCCGGACTGACCCCGGACGACTGCCGTACGCTCGCGGACCTGGCCCGCTTCCCGTTCACCGCCAAGTCGGACCTGCGCGAGCACTACCCCTTCGGCATGTTCGCCGTCGACCAGTCCAGGATCCGGCGGATCCACGCCTCCAGCGGCACCACCGGCCGGCCGACCGTCGTCGGCTACACCGAGGCCGACCTGGACATGTGGGCCGACGTGGTGGCCCGCTCCCTGCGCGCCGCCGGGGCGCGCCCCGGACACAAGGTCCATGTGGCGTACGGATACGGCCTGTTCACCGGGGGCCTGGGCGCGCACTACGGGGCGGAGCGCCTGGGGTGCACGGTGATCCCGGCCTCCGGCGGCATGACGGCCCGCCAGGTGCAGCTCATCCAGGACTTCCGGCCCGAGATCATCATGGTGACCCCCTCGTACATGCTGACGCTGCTCGACGAGTTCGAGCGGCAGGGCGTGGACCCCCGCTCGACCTCGCTGAAGGTGGGCGTCTTCGGCGCGGAGCCGTGGACGGAGGAGATGCGCAAGGAGATCGAGGAGCGGTTCGCGATCGACGCGGTCGACATCTACGGCCTGTCGGAGGTCATCGGCCCGGGCGTGGCGCAGGAGTGCGTGGAGACCAAGGACGGCCTGCACATCTGGGAGGATCATTTCTACCCGGAGATCGTGGACCCCTTCACCGGCGAGGTGCTGCCCGACGGCGAGGAGGGCGAGCTGGTCTTCACCTCGCTCACCAAGGAGGCCATGCCGGTGATCCGCTACCGGACCCGTGACCTCACCCGGCTCCTGCCGGGGACCGCGCGGGTGTTCCGCCGGATGGAGAAGGTCACCGGGCGCAGCGACGACATGATCATCCTGCGTGGGGTGAACCTCTTCCCCACCCAGATCGAGGAGATCGTGCTGCGCACCCCGGGCGTGGCCCCGCACTTCCAGCTGCGGCTGACCCGGGAGGGCCGGCTCGACCGGCTGACGGTGCGGGCCGAGGCCCGTCCGGACGCGACGCCCGAGGAGCGCGCGGAGGCGGCCCGGGCGGTCGCGGCGGCGGTGAAGGACGGGGTCGGGGTCTCGGTGGGCGTGGAGGTGGTCGACCCGGAGACGCTGGAGCGCTCGGTGGGCAAGATCAAGCGGATCGTGGACCTGCGCGAGGGCTGAGAGGGAGCGCCGGGCCCGGCCGCTGCGTAGCCTGGAGGGAGGAGGTGGTAGCGATGCTGTCGGACTCCCCCATAGCCGCGATCATTCCGGTCAAGGACTTGGCCCGGGCCAAGCAGTTCTACTCGGAGACCCTCGGACTTCCGCTCGTGAAGGAGACCCCCGAGGACACCAGGTACGAGTGCGGTGGCACGACGATCGGCCTGTACGAGACCCCGCTGGGCGGCGAGGCCGGCCACACGCTGGCGAGCTGGAAGGTCGACGACCTCGACGGCGAGATGAAGGAGCTGCGCGACAAGGGCGTCACCTTCGAGGACTACGACCTGCCCGGCATCAAGACGGTCGACGGCGTGGCCGAGACGGAGACCCTGCGCGGCGCCTGGTTCAAGGACACTGACGGCAACATCCTCTGCGTGGTGGAGGAGAAGGCTCAGGGCTGAGGGGCGAAGCGGTCCCTCAGGTCGCGCTTGAGGATCTTTCCGCTGGCGTTGCGGGGAAGCGCGTCCACCAGGAAGACGCGCTTCGGCGCCTTGAAGTGGGCGAGCTTCTCGCGTGCGTGGTCGAGGAGTTCGGCCTCGGTGACCTCGCCGCGCGGGACGACGACGGCTGTGACCGCCTCGATCCACCGGTCGTCGGGGAGGCCGATGACGGCCACCTCGGCGACCCCGGGGTGGGTGTAGAGCGCGTCCTCGACCTGGCGCGAGGCGACGAGCACACCACCGGAGTTGATGACGTCCTTCACCCGGTCGACGATCGTGAGATAGCCCTCGGCGTCGCGGACGGCGAGGTCGCCGGAGTGGAACCAGCCGCCCCGGAACGCCTCCTTCGTCTCGTCGGGCTTGCGCCAGTAGCCCTCGCAGAGCTGCGGGGAGCGGTAGACGATCTCCCCCGGGGTGCCGTCGGGGACGTCCTCGCCGTCCTCGCCGACGACGCGCGCCTCGACGTGGCGGACGGGGCGGCCGCAGGAGTCCATGCGGCCCTCGTGCTCGTCCGGGCCGAGGACGGTGGCGAGCGGGCCGATCTCCGACTGGCCGAAGCAGTTGTAGAAGGCGAGCTCGGGCAGCCGGGCGCGCAGCCGCTCCAGGACGGGTACGGGCATGATCGAGGCGCCGTAGTAGGCCTTGCGCAGGGCGGAGAGGTCGCGGGAAGCGAACTCGGGGTGGTTGGCGAGGGCGATCCACACGGTCGGCGGGGCGAAGAGGCTGTCGGCGCGGCCCGCCTCGACGAGGTCGAACAGGACGGCCGGGTCGGGTCCGTCGACGATGGTGTTCTCGGCGCCGACGGCGAGGTAGGGCAGCAGGAAGACGTGCATCTGCGCCGAGTGGTAGAGCGGCAGCGCGTGCACCGGGCGGTCGTCCTCGCTCAGGTCGAGGGCCTCGATCGCGCTGGCGTACTCGTGGGCGAGGGCGAGGTGGGTCATCACCGCGCCCTTGGGGAGTGCGGTGGTGCCCGAGGTGTAGAGCAGCTGGGCGACGTCGCGAGCATCGCGGTCGGTGAGGTACTCGTCCGGCTCGGCGAGGGCGTCGAGCAGTGAACCGGGCGCGTCCCGCAGCGCCTTGACCGCGAATCCCCCGGGGATCCGGTCGGCGAGGGCGGGGTCGGCGAGCACGAGGGAACTGTCCGACTGCTCCAGGAGGTACGCCAGGTCCTCGCCGGTCAGATGGTGGTTCACGGGTACGTGGATCAGGCCGGCCCGGGCGCAGGCGAGGAACGCGATGAGGTAGGCGTCCGAGTTGTGGCCGTACGTGGCGACCCGGGCGTACTCCGGCAGGGCGATCCCGTGCTCCGGCTCGCGCAGGACGGCGGCGGCCGTGGAGACGGCGGCGTCCAGCTCCGCGTACGTCCAGGTCCGGTCGGCGTAGCGGAGGGCGATCCGGTCGGGCACGCGCCGGGCGCTCGCGCGCAGGAAGCCGTCGACGGTGCGGCTCAGGAGTCGGTCCATGCGGTGATCCTCGGCGCGGAGCGGGCGGCAGGTCAAGTACCGCGCGGCGCGCCGTACATACCCGGACCTCGGATACCGAACGGGATGTTGACAAGGGGCCGTGCAACTGCGTGCATGGTCCAACCCGTCGTGCTCATCCGTCCGTTGGGAGGCATCTTGCACCTCCGTACCCGTCTGAAACACCTCGCGCTCACCGGCGCGGCCCTCGCCGTCGTCACGGCCTCGCTGCCCGGCGCGGCGGCCGCCGACTCCGGGGACCGGGACCGTCATCCGTCCGACCGGGGCCTGTCGGCCGTCATCCGCTACACCGAGTACGGCATCCCGCACATCGTCGCGAAGGACTACGCGAACCTGGGGTTCGGCACGGGCTGGGCCCAGGCCGCCGACCAGGTCTGTGTGCTCGCCGACGGCTTCCTGACCGTGAACGGTGAACGCTCCCGGTACTTCGGCCCGGGCGCCGCCCCGGACGGCTCCCTCTCCTCCGCCACGACGAACCTCTCCAGTGATCTCTACTTCCGTGGCGTGAAGGACGCGGGCACGGTCGAGGAGCTCCTCGAAACCCCGGCGCCGACCGGTCCGAGCCGGGAACTGAAGGAGCTGATGCGGGGCTGGGCGGCCGGCTACAACGCCTGGCTGCGGAAGAACCGGATCACCGATCCGGCCTGCGCGGACGCCGACTGGGTCCGTCCCGTGACCGCGCTCGACGTGGCCCGGCGCGGCTTCGCCGTCTCGGTGCTCGGCGGCCAGGGCAGGGCCGTGGACGGCATCACGGCCGCCGCGCCGCCGGCCGCCGCGCCCACCTCGGCCGCCCGCTCGGGCGGCACCGGTCCGGAGGGCCCCGACCCCGCCCGTACGGCCGAGGCGGCGCGCGAGCTGTTCGCTCCCGAGAACGCCACCATGGGCTCCAACGCCGTCGCGTTCTCGGGGGCCACGACGGCGAACGGGCGCGGGCTGCTCCTGGGGAACCCGCACTACCCGTGGCAGGGCGGCCGCCGGTTCTGGCAGTCGCAGCAGACCATCCCGGGCGAGCTGAACGTCTCCGGCGCCTCGCTCCTCGGCACGACCGTCGTCAACATCGGCTTCAACGACAAGGTCGCCTGGAGCCACACCGTCGCCACCGGGGTGCCGCTCAACCTGCACCAGCTGACGCTCGCCCCCGGCGACCCGACGTCCTACCTGGTGGACGGCCGGCCGGAGCGGATGACCGCGCGCGAGGTGACCGTGGCGGTCAAGGACGGCGCCCCCGTCACCCGTATCCAGTGGTGGACCCGGTACGGCCCCGTCGTCGGCGGCCTCGGCGCGCAGCTGCCGCTGCCCTGGACCGCGACCACGGCGTACGCGCTGAACGACCCCAACGCCGCCAACCTGCGCGGCTCCGACACCGCGCTCGGCTTCGGGAAGGCCCGGTCCGCGCAGGACATCGCCGACACGCTGGCGCGCACCCAGGGGCTGCCCTGGGTCAACACGATCGCGGCGGACTCCGCGGGGCACTCCCTCTTCACCCAGTCCCAGGTGCTCCCCCGGATCACCGACGAGCTCGCCGCGCGCTGCTCCACCCCGCTCGGCCGGGCCACCTACCCGGCCTCGGGCGTCGCCGTGCTCGACGGCTCGCGGTCGGACTGCGCGCTCGGCTCCGACCCGGACGCGGTGCAGCCGGGGGTCTTCGGCCCGGCGCGGATGCCCGTCCTGCGGGACACCCCGTACGTGGAGAACTCCAACGACAGCGCCTGGCTGGCCAACGCCGACCGGCCGCTGACCGGTTACGAGCGGATCTTCGGCACGATCGCCGTCCCGCGCTCGCTGCGCACCCGGGGCGGGATCGAGGACGTGTCGGCGATGGCGGACCGGGGCGCGCTCACGGTGGCCGACCTCCAGCGCCAGCAGTTCGCGAACCGGGCGACCGCCGGTGACCTCGCGGCGGGCGACGCGGCGAAGGCCTGCGCGTCGGTGCTGCCGGAGGACCCGGAGGTCTGCCGGGTGATCGGGGACTGGGACCGGACGGTGAACACCGACAGCCGGGGCGCGCTGCTCTTCGACCGCTTCTGGCGGAAGTTCACCGCCACGGTGCCGCCGGCCGACCAGTGGAGGGTGCCGTTCTCCGCGGCCGACCCGGTCCGCACCCCGCACACCCTCGACACGGGGGCGCCCGGCTTCGCGCAGGCCCTCAAGGCCGCGGCGGCGGACCTGCGGGCGGCGGGCATCGCCCTGGACGCACCGCTCGGCGCCCACCAGTTCGTCGTACGGAACGGGGAGCGGATCCCGGTGAGCGGCGGGACCGAGTCGCTGGGCGTCTGGAACAAGACCGAGCCCGTGTGGAACGCGGCGGGCGGCGGCTATGTGGAGGTCGCGCACGGGACGAGCCATGTGCAGGCGGTCGGCTGGGACGGGAGCCGGTGCCCGGTGGCCCGCACCCTGCTCTCGTACTCCCAGTCCTCGAACCCGGCTTCGCCGCACTTCAGTGACCAGACCCGGCTGTTCGCGGGCGAGCGCTGGGTGACCTCCCGCTTCTGCGAGAAGGACATCCTGCGCTCGCCCGGCCTGAAGGTGGTCGTGGTCAGGGGCTGAACGACAGGAACACGAAGGCGGCGAAGATCGAGAGGTGGACGCTGCCCTGAAGGAGGGTGGCCCGTCCCGGCACCACCGTCAGGGCGCCCACCACGGCCGTGAGCACGAGCAGCACCATGTGGAGGGGCCCCAGGCCGAGGATCAGGGGCCCGTCCAGCCAGATCGAGGCGAGCGCGATCGAGGGGATCGTCAGGCCGATGCTGGCGATGGCCGAGCCGTAGGCCAGGTTCATGCTGGTCTGCATGCGGTCCCGGCTCGCCGCGCGCACGGCGGCGAGCGTCTCGGGAAGCAGCACCATCAGGGCGATGACGACACCGACGACCGCCTTGGGCAGGCCCGCGGAGGCGACGGCGTCCTCGATGGTGGGCGAGACGAGCTTGGCGTTGCCGACGACGGCGACGAGCGCGACCACGAGCAGGCCGAGGCTGAACCAGGCGTCGCGGGCGGTGGGCGGCGCGGCGTGCTCGTCCTCCGACTCCGGGATCCCCCGGTCCGGCCGTGGCACGGGCAGGAAGTAGTCGCGGTGCCGGACGGTCTGCACGGCGACGAACACCCCGTAGAGGATGAGCGAGGAGACCGCGGCGAAGGCGAGCTGTGCGGCGGAGAACTCGGGGCCGGGGTGGCTCGTCGTGAAGGTCGGCAGGACGAGCGTCATGGTCGCGAGGGTGCAGACGACGGCGAGCTCGCCTCCGGAACCCTCCGCGTTGAAGACCGCGACCCGGTTCCGCAGGGCGCCGACGAGCAGGGAGAGGCCGACGATGCCGTTGCAGGTGATCATGACGGCGGCGAAGACCGTGTCGCGGGCGTAGCTCGTCGCCTTGTCCCCGCCTCCGATCATCAGCATGACGATCAGTCCGACCTCGATGACGGTCACGGCCACGGCGAGGACGAGGGAGCCGAAGGGTTCGCCGATGCGGTGGGCGATGACCTCGGCGTGATGCACGGCCGAGAGCACCCCGGCGAACAGGCAGACGACGACGATCGCCACCGCGAAGCCCGGGAGCTCACGCCCCCAGGCGAGGGCGAGCACAAGCGCCGCCACCACCGGCCCCCAGGTGGTCCACTGCCGTGCCCTTGCCGTCACCGTCGAACTCATGATCCGCATATTGCCACAAGAGGGCCTTTACGCCCGATTCGCTCAGCCCTCGGGATCGGCAAGGCCGTTCTCGTACGCGGCGAGGGTCTCGACGAACATCCGCCGTTCGGCCGGGCCGAGGGGTGCGAGGGCCGCGCGCCAGGCGCCGGCGCTGCGGCCCAGCCAGCCGTCGATGGCGGGGCGGTGCGCCTCGGCGATGGAGACGATCTTCCGCCGGCGGTCGGCGGGGTCCTCGGTCCGCTCCAGGACGCCCTTCTTTGCGAGGTCGCCGACCATCAGGCTCACGGTGGTCGGGGCGACCTCCAGACGGGCGGCGAGCTCGTTGACGCCGAGCGGCCCGTCGAAGAGGAGGTAGGCAAGGAGGGAGAGGTGACGGGGCGCCAGGGTGAGGGACTGCAGCTCGTCGGGGATCCTGATGCGCTTGACCCGTCCGACCATCCGGGGCATGAGCAGCAGCAGCGTACGGACGGCGTCGTCGACGTCCGGCCCGTCGGCGCTCCGGTCGCCGTGGTCCGCGATTGACACCCTGCACCCTCCGATTTAGCTTTGCTTTCAAAGCAAATAGATCTGCCGTGATCGATGCTACCGAAGGGCACCGTCATGTCCGAGTTCAATCAGCGGGTCATCTTGGAGTTCCGCGCCAACGGCGGCCGCGTGGGCGGGATGTTCGAAGGCGCCTCCTTACTCCTCCTCACCACGACCGGCGCCCGCAGCGGACGGCCCCACACCAACCCCGCCGTGTACGTACGCGACGGGGCCCGGCTCCTCGTCTTCGCGTCGAACGCCGGCGGACCGAAGCACCCGGCCTGGTTCCACAACCTCCGCGCCGACGCGCACGTCACCGTCGAACTCGGCACACCCGACGGGACCGTCGAGCGCTTCGCGGCGAGGGCGGTGGTGACGGAGGGCGAGGAACGGGACCGGCTGTACGCGCAGCAGGCCGCGCGCGATCCCGCGTTCGCCGGCTACCAGGCCGGCACGGACCGGGTCATCCCCGTCGTCGCCCTGCACCGCGTCGACCTCACCGACCCCGCGCGGCACCGGGCGATCGCCGCCCACCTCGTCGAGGTCCACGACGAACTCCGGGCCGAACTCGCCGCGCTCCGCGAGGGCCTGGGCGCCCCGGCGCCCACGCTCGGCAGGCAGCTCGCCCGGCACTGCCTCGGCCTCTGCGGCGCACTCCACGCCCACCACCACAACGAGGACGGCGTCTTCGACCTCCTGGAGCGCCAGTTCCCGGACCTCGCCGACTCCCTGGACCGGATGCGCCGGGAGCACCGGGTGGTCGCCCGCACGGTCGACGAGCTGGAGGCCCTGCTGGCCTCCGACGCCGACCCGGCGACCCTGCGCACCGAGGTCGACCGCCTGGCGACGAGCCTGGAGGAGCACTTCGCCTACGAGGAGTCCCAGCTGCTTCCGGCCCTGGCGCCGTAGCACCGGTCAGACGCGCCAGTCCTCGCAGTACTGGAGGTGCAGGGCGCCCGGCACGTTCCGGCGGGTCCGGGGCCGGGTCCAGGGGCCGGAGCCGAACTCCACGCAGAAGTGTCCGGCGCCCGGATGGCGGTACCGGTGGGACGGGGCCTCGTCGAGGAGCCCGCGCAGCACGGTCCCGTGCTCGCGGAACGCGGTGGCGCTGCCCACGACGAAGAGCGTGTGCGCCGCGATGTCGAAGCCGAGGTGGTCCCGGTACGTGGCGTGGTGCCGGCGCTCGTGGTCGATGGCGCCCTCGTCCGGGAAGTCACGCTCCGGGGTGGCGGCGGTGTGCGGCCGGCCGGTTCCGAGCCGGGCCCGGACCCGCTTCCACGCGGCGGTGGGGAACTGCAGACTGTGGTGGACCAGGACCAGGTCGAGCGCCACCGGTTCGCCCTCCCCCATGACGCCGTCGGGGGCGGGGTTGGCCCGGAGCGGGAGGTGGACCAGGGAGCGCGCGGAGCGGGCGGCCAGTGCCCACAGCGCGGTGAGCCG
This is a stretch of genomic DNA from Streptomyces sp. R44. It encodes these proteins:
- a CDS encoding family 2B encapsulin nanocompartment shell protein; the protein is MSVDTEPAATPPAVEIRQVQLSLSTKAARNLATTTKSEPQMQGISSRWLLRKLPWVHTPGGVYRVNRRLSYVVGDGRVTFVKSGSRVEVIPAELAELPLLRGFDDPTALGALADRFVQQEFEPGQVVVHAGRPADQVYLIAHGKIEKLGTGQYGDETVLGRLGDGDTFGGQVLAGDGAWDFTAKAVTAVTLLALPRTAYLAVAEQHGNLRDHVLNAGSNGHPRPVNRAGEAAIELSAGHVGEAALPGAYADYELKPREYELSVAQTVLKVHTRVADLYNQPMNQTEQQLRLTIQELRERQEHELVNNPEFGLLHNTDFDQRIQTHSGPPTPDDLDDLLSMRRDTDYFFAHPRAIAAFGKECNKRGLTLGTVDVEGRDLPAWRGVPLLPCGKIPVTDRQSSSIIAVRTGENNEGVIGLHQTGLPDEVEPGLNCRFMGIDEKAIISYLVSAYYSAAILVPDAVGILENVEVRPRA
- the paaK gene encoding phenylacetate--CoA ligase PaaK translates to MTELLDSGERLGREELAALQLERLRATLRHAYENVDFYRRSFDAAGLTPDDCRTLADLARFPFTAKSDLREHYPFGMFAVDQSRIRRIHASSGTTGRPTVVGYTEADLDMWADVVARSLRAAGARPGHKVHVAYGYGLFTGGLGAHYGAERLGCTVIPASGGMTARQVQLIQDFRPEIIMVTPSYMLTLLDEFERQGVDPRSTSLKVGVFGAEPWTEEMRKEIEERFAIDAVDIYGLSEVIGPGVAQECVETKDGLHIWEDHFYPEIVDPFTGEVLPDGEEGELVFTSLTKEAMPVIRYRTRDLTRLLPGTARVFRRMEKVTGRSDDMIILRGVNLFPTQIEEIVLRTPGVAPHFQLRLTREGRLDRLTVRAEARPDATPEERAEAARAVAAAVKDGVGVSVGVEVVDPETLERSVGKIKRIVDLREG
- a CDS encoding VOC family protein, with the translated sequence MLSDSPIAAIIPVKDLARAKQFYSETLGLPLVKETPEDTRYECGGTTIGLYETPLGGEAGHTLASWKVDDLDGEMKELRDKGVTFEDYDLPGIKTVDGVAETETLRGAWFKDTDGNILCVVEEKAQG
- a CDS encoding fatty acyl-CoA synthetase, whose product is MDRLLSRTVDGFLRASARRVPDRIALRYADRTWTYAELDAAVSTAAAVLREPEHGIALPEYARVATYGHNSDAYLIAFLACARAGLIHVPVNHHLTGEDLAYLLEQSDSSLVLADPALADRIPGGFAVKALRDAPGSLLDALAEPDEYLTDRDARDVAQLLYTSGTTALPKGAVMTHLALAHEYASAIEALDLSEDDRPVHALPLYHSAQMHVFLLPYLAVGAENTIVDGPDPAVLFDLVEAGRADSLFAPPTVWIALANHPEFASRDLSALRKAYYGASIMPVPVLERLRARLPELAFYNCFGQSEIGPLATVLGPDEHEGRMDSCGRPVRHVEARVVGEDGEDVPDGTPGEIVYRSPQLCEGYWRKPDETKEAFRGGWFHSGDLAVRDAEGYLTIVDRVKDVINSGGVLVASRQVEDALYTHPGVAEVAVIGLPDDRWIEAVTAVVVPRGEVTEAELLDHAREKLAHFKAPKRVFLVDALPRNASGKILKRDLRDRFAPQP
- a CDS encoding penicillin acylase family protein — translated: MHLRTRLKHLALTGAALAVVTASLPGAAAADSGDRDRHPSDRGLSAVIRYTEYGIPHIVAKDYANLGFGTGWAQAADQVCVLADGFLTVNGERSRYFGPGAAPDGSLSSATTNLSSDLYFRGVKDAGTVEELLETPAPTGPSRELKELMRGWAAGYNAWLRKNRITDPACADADWVRPVTALDVARRGFAVSVLGGQGRAVDGITAAAPPAAAPTSAARSGGTGPEGPDPARTAEAARELFAPENATMGSNAVAFSGATTANGRGLLLGNPHYPWQGGRRFWQSQQTIPGELNVSGASLLGTTVVNIGFNDKVAWSHTVATGVPLNLHQLTLAPGDPTSYLVDGRPERMTAREVTVAVKDGAPVTRIQWWTRYGPVVGGLGAQLPLPWTATTAYALNDPNAANLRGSDTALGFGKARSAQDIADTLARTQGLPWVNTIAADSAGHSLFTQSQVLPRITDELAARCSTPLGRATYPASGVAVLDGSRSDCALGSDPDAVQPGVFGPARMPVLRDTPYVENSNDSAWLANADRPLTGYERIFGTIAVPRSLRTRGGIEDVSAMADRGALTVADLQRQQFANRATAGDLAAGDAAKACASVLPEDPEVCRVIGDWDRTVNTDSRGALLFDRFWRKFTATVPPADQWRVPFSAADPVRTPHTLDTGAPGFAQALKAAAADLRAAGIALDAPLGAHQFVVRNGERIPVSGGTESLGVWNKTEPVWNAAGGGYVEVAHGTSHVQAVGWDGSRCPVARTLLSYSQSSNPASPHFSDQTRLFAGERWVTSRFCEKDILRSPGLKVVVVRG
- a CDS encoding calcium:proton antiporter is translated as MSSTVTARARQWTTWGPVVAALVLALAWGRELPGFAVAIVVVCLFAGVLSAVHHAEVIAHRIGEPFGSLVLAVAVTVIEVGLIVMLMIGGGDKATSYARDTVFAAVMITCNGIVGLSLLVGALRNRVAVFNAEGSGGELAVVCTLATMTLVLPTFTTSHPGPEFSAAQLAFAAVSSLILYGVFVAVQTVRHRDYFLPVPRPDRGIPESEDEHAAPPTARDAWFSLGLLVVALVAVVGNAKLVSPTIEDAVASAGLPKAVVGVVIALMVLLPETLAAVRAASRDRMQTSMNLAYGSAIASIGLTIPSIALASIWLDGPLILGLGPLHMVLLVLTAVVGALTVVPGRATLLQGSVHLSIFAAFVFLSFSP
- a CDS encoding MarR family winged helix-turn-helix transcriptional regulator; the encoded protein is MPRMVGRVKRIRIPDELQSLTLAPRHLSLLAYLLFDGPLGVNELAARLEVAPTTVSLMVGDLAKKGVLERTEDPADRRRKIVSIAEAHRPAIDGWLGRSAGAWRAALAPLGPAERRMFVETLAAYENGLADPEG
- a CDS encoding nitroreductase/quinone reductase family protein, encoding MSEFNQRVILEFRANGGRVGGMFEGASLLLLTTTGARSGRPHTNPAVYVRDGARLLVFASNAGGPKHPAWFHNLRADAHVTVELGTPDGTVERFAARAVVTEGEERDRLYAQQAARDPAFAGYQAGTDRVIPVVALHRVDLTDPARHRAIAAHLVEVHDELRAELAALREGLGAPAPTLGRQLARHCLGLCGALHAHHHNEDGVFDLLERQFPDLADSLDRMRREHRVVARTVDELEALLASDADPATLRTEVDRLATSLEEHFAYEESQLLPALAP